The following are from one region of the Syngnathus acus chromosome 10, fSynAcu1.2, whole genome shotgun sequence genome:
- the LOC119128837 gene encoding RNA-binding protein with multiple splicing-like isoform X1: MNKAEKENEPSEFSSHEEEVRTLFVSGLPLDIKPRELYLLFRPFKGYEGSLIKLTSKQWFEFASPLDKISRPVGFVSFDSRSEAEAAKNALNGVRFDPEIPQTLRLEFAKANTKMAKNKLVGTPNPPSSQQSPGPQFISRDPYELTVPALYPGSPDVWASYPLYPAELSPALAPAFTYPSSLHAQIRWLPPADGTPQGWKSRQFC; the protein is encoded by the exons ATGAACAAAGCCGAGAAGGAAAACGAGCCGAGTGAATTCAGCAGCCACGAAGAAGAG GTCCGAACGCTCTTTGTCAGCGGGCTGCCGCTGGACATCAAGCCACGGGAGCTCTATCTTCTCTTCAGACCATTTAAG ggCTATGAAGGTTCCTTGATAAAGCTGACCTCCAAACAG TGGTTCGAGTTTGCTTCGCCATTGGACAAAATCTCCAGA CCGGTGGGCTTTGTCAGCTTTGACAGTCGATCGGAGGCGGAGGCTGCTAAGAATGCCTTGAAC gGGGTCCGGTTTGATCCTGAGATCCCGCAGACCCTCCGGCTGGAGTTTGCTAAGGCCAACACCAAGATGGCCAAGAACAAACTGGTTGGCACCCCCAACCCCCCTTCATCCCAGCAGAGCCCCGGCCCACAGTTCATTAGCAGAGACCCGT ATGAGCTCACAGTACCCGCTCTCTATCCCGGCAGCCCAGACGTGTGGGCGTCGTACCCGCTGTACCCGGCTGAGCTGTCGCCGGCCCTCGCACCGGCTTTTACTTACCCCTCCTCGCTCCACGCTCAG atCCGCTGGCTCCCACCTGCAGATGGAACTCCTCagggatggaagtcgaggcaGTTCTGTTGA
- the si:dkey-33c12.4 gene encoding hsp70-Hsp90 organizing protein 1 isoform X2 yields the protein MDFNRMEPFRTYRNGVSSDPYDYQDEVDASNGVALASRTMYDYFDLFYSERELMAEIEDSDDEWLPKREKIIEKAEKKRLKKKKRKERKRQEKMEKEKENTVTSGLQQSTAEENLAVGDKSQDGAEARFEVGAEAGTLAEELDLTSCFVSQTAQRIQHKFGAKSKPEKGKKKSPNQAQLPKESHNDIKKEVSADSSVLTDHVEISNRLATQGNECARDGRYDLAVDFFTQAIQYNPTEMRLFGNRAFCLEKLQDYEKALADAELCLKMSPCWIKGLFRKGRALAGLKRYEEAAQAFRGVLKLDPSCAEAAQEMMQTQILQLMEYGFTREQSSNALIIHGTVKKAREVLSALKPQIQAPQVLAAPETPEKTRHPGAVHSAFNIQSQEDCHPELFPVWVGNVNSMVTEELFFNMFSKAGSVHGVKLLLKQRCAFVNFTQQECCDNAIRLFHNFKLMGNWIIVRYPDRIPAFGGFSKAALRSYNFQQNSNGSGVMCSNRQQKKEGL from the exons ATGG ATTTTAATAGAATGGAGCCATTC CGAACCTATAGAAACGGag TCTCAAGTGATCCATATGATTACCAAGATGAAGTTGATGCCAGTAATGGGGTGGCCCTTGCTTCAAGGACAATGTACGATTATTTCGATTTATTCTACAGCGAACGAGAATTGATGGCAGAGATCGAAGACAGT GATGATGAATGGTTACCAAAGCGGGAAAAAATCATAgaaaaggcagaaaaaaagcGGCTGAAGAAAAAG AAACGGAAGGAAAGAAAGCGACAAGAGAAAATGGAGAAGGAAAAAGAGAACACC GTTACAAGTGGTTTGCAGCAGTCCACTGCTGAGGAGAATTTGGCGGTTGGCGACAAATCGCAAGACGGTGCGGAGGCTCGATTTGAAGTCGGAGCGGAAGCAGGCACGCTAGCTGAG GAACTGGATTTGACAAGTTGTTTTGTGAGTCAAACGGCCCAAAGAATTCAGCATAAATTTGGTGCCAAGTCCAAACCtgagaaggggaaaaagaagTCGCCCAACCAAGCACAACTCCCCAAAGAATCCCACAATGACATCAAGAAGGAG GTTTCTGCTGACAGCTCGGTGCTGACCGATCATGTTGAAATAAGCAACCGTCTCGCAA CTCAGGGGAATGAATGCGCTCGTGATGGACGTTATGATTTAGCGGTGGATTTTTTTACCCAAGCCATCCAGTACAATCCTACGGAAATGAG GTTGTTTGGAAATCGAGCGTTCTGTTTGGAGAAGTTGCAGGACTATGAGAAGGCCCTGGCTGACGCCGAGTTATGCCTCAAGATGTCCCCGTGCTGGATTAAAGGCCTCTTTCGCAAGGGGCGGGCTTTAGCCGGTTTGAAG AGATATGAGGAGGCGGCGCAAGCCTTCCGGGGGGTTCTCAAGCTGGATCCCTCTTGTGCTGAGGCGGCTCAGGAAATGATGCAAACGCAGATACTGCAGCTGATG GAGTACGGCTTCACGCGGGAGCAGAGTTCAAATGCCTTGATTATACACGGGACGGTGAAGAAAGCACGCGAGGTGCTGTCTGCATTAAAGCCCCAAATCCAAGCTCCCCAAGTGCTGGCAGCTCCAGAAACCCCCGAGAAGACCAGACACCCCGGGGCGGTCCACAGCGCCTTCAACATCCAAAGTCAAGAGGATTGTCATCC GGAACTGTTTCCAGTGTGGGTGGGCAATGTGAACTCAATGGTAACGGAAGAGCTGTTCTTCAACATGTTCAGCAA GGCGGGTTCAGTTCATGGCGTCAAGCTCCTGCTCAAGCAACGCTGTGCCTTCGTCAACTTTACGCAACAGGAATGCTGTGACAACGCCATCCGATTATTTCAC AACTTCAAACTGATGGGGAACTGGATCATTGTTCGATACCCCGACAGAATCCCCGCCTTCGGGGGCTTCTCCAAGGCGGCCCTCCGCAGTTACAATTTCCA GCAGAATTCAAACGGAAGCGGCGTCATGTGCTCCAACAGACAACAAAAGAAGGAAGgcctttga
- the LOC119129020 gene encoding uncharacterized protein LOC119129020 isoform X1 produces the protein MAENVRSPFDYREPPTLDSDGDGSKPPPPRGRVCGRKRKGTPVKVCDRAYVTEDEEDESMSEHSYSPGEGQYPEGTEDGLPPPGSPYYLTDPAQLCVPELGEEGAGSVRGPVLFHAPPNCRIREVHCGTQVRLVVIAIRDIAKGEEITVDYSLTDWGENAMDEEAGPHPLSLSVSDYLTPSWSLSPSSSPLTHSEPSDSDREEDEEEDDDDDDEEEEEEEEIEEMRGRMLRRRKKRKIPSSDDSKKKGGPTSSRGPGRPCSSFSAPTARSNPQPVGAMAPPTTNINNNININIGSSSGAPVSRRQHCLYCGRHYRSLARHLEKHHANQPEVRSAMELAHLRTHANGNPSPASTTHSHSFAVPQPSAPSPAPPPSLFARERDSPGTRPGAVSFSLSVSPPAQKKAALGSSPPTTRRSTPTPTPRVKSPTPPPPSPPRRGRRMKREKLEEQQKVEAEPVQEDLAPPPTPEPDIDLEEDLDLSADGDGDTPEEKNGDTRSRRHHMSPLLSSLSSLVTYLQQQQHASFLSLGRSRSAEAWRQLCHASLSLLILYNRHRECEVAKLTIQDYRKRAAPQESSCGGTEALLSPFERRVLCHLPRACVMGKRGRIQPLILPPNCESCLDLLLQTSADVGVDPESPYVFSRPYHSPATPLRGTDLLRNLARASGVKNPGAITGTRVRRQVAILTQLLLLEEGSAQGGATKRLESFLETEYHVTQNCSSITRDASLMGQVGRVVLYGEKEGVLFRGMSLQHICLELDVMSGNSVDSFSEGSEAEDVKEEVPEKVEVIVKKKGPGRPPKRKRAPVASAVSPSAAGAPKRRLPKSGKRGVVKRPWSEAERVAVETHLNRNLADLRVPAKADCERCLELCPLLVSNHRDWRAIKFYVHNRIQLLKKQGRRESAAMAAAAAVC, from the exons ATGGCGGAGAATGTGCGCTCGCCTTTCGACTACCGGGAGCCACCGACACTCGACAGCGACGGGGATGGCAGCAAACCGCCGCCTCCTCGGGG ccGCGTTTGCGGGAGGAAGCGCAAGGGGACGCCGGTGAAGGTGTGCGACCGAGCGTATGTGAcggaagatgaggaggacgaGAGCATGTCTGAGCACAGCTACAGCCCAG GTGAGGGCCAATATCCAGAGGGCACCGAAGATGGCCTCCCTCCCCCGGGGAGTCCCTACTACCTAACAGACCCTGCTCAGCTCTG cGTGCCGGAGCTGGGCGAGGAAGGGGCGGGGAGCGTCCGGGGACCCGTGCTCTTCCACGCGCCGCCCAATTGCCGCATTCGAGAGGTGCACTGCGGGACTCAGGTGCGGCTGGTAGTCATAGCGATCCGAGATATCGCCAAAGGGGAAGAGATCACGGTGGACTACAGCCTGACAGACTGGGGCGAGAATGCCATG GACGAAGAGGCCGGCCCCCACCCGCTGTCCCTCTCCGTATCGGATTACCTCACCCCCTCCTGGTCCCTATCGCCCTCATCCTCGCCGCTCACCCATTCCGAGCCGAGCGACTCAGATcgtgaggaggacgaggaagaggatgatgacgacgatgacgaggaggaagaggaggaggaggaaatagAGGAGATGAGGGGACGGATGCTTCGCCGCCGCAAGAAGCGCAAGATCCCCTCCTCGGACGACAGCAAGAAAAAAGGCGGGCCCACCTCTTCCCGGGGCCCGGGGCGCCCCTGCTCCTCCTTCTCGGCACCCACCGCAAGGTCAAACCCGCAGCCGGTCGGCGCCATGGCCCCGCCGACCACCAATATCAACAATAACATCAACATAAACATTGGCAGCTCCAGCGGCGCCCCAGTGAGCCGGCGTCAACACTGTCTGTACTGCGGGCGCCACTATCGGTCTTTGGCGCGCCACCTGGAGAAGCATCACGCCAATCAGCCTGAGGTGCGCTCGGCTATGGAGCTGGCGCATCTCCGCACGCACGCCAACGGCAATCCCTCACCCGCCTCCACAACTCACAGTCATTCCTTCGCGGTCCCGCAGCCTTCAGCCCCCAGCCCGGCACCCCCGCCCTCGCTCTTTGCCAGGGAGCGTGACTCACCGGGCACCCGCCCGGGCGCTGTTTCTTTCTCCCTCTCCGTATCGCCGCCTGCTCAGAAGAAGGCGGCGCTCGGATCATCTCCGCCGACCACCAGACGCTCCACTCCTACGCCGACGCCCCGGGTTAAGAGCCCTACACCTCCTCCCCCATCTCCTCCCAGGAGAGGTCGTAGGATGAAGAGGGAGAAGCTCGAAGAGCAACAAAAGGTGGAGGCCGAGCCGGTCCAAGAAGACCTGGCTCCTCCTCCAACACCTGAACCGGACATCGATTTGGAAGAAGATCTTGACCTTAGTGCGGATGGAGACGGTGACACACCGGAGGAGAAGAACGGGGACACCAG GTCCCGGCGGCACCACATGTCTCCGCTGCTGTCCTCGCTGTCCTCGCTGGTGAcgtacctccagcagcagcagcacgccTCCTTCCTGTCGCTGGGCCGCTCGCGCTCGGCCGAGGCTTGGCGCCAGCTGTGCCACGCTAGCCTCTCGCTGCTCATCCTCTACAACCGCCACCGCGAGTGCGAGGTGGCCAAGCTCACCATCCAGGACTACCGCAAGCGGGCCGCCCCGCAGGAGAGTTCCTGCGGCGGCACCGAGGCGCTCCTGTCGCCCTTTGAGCGCAGGGTCCTCTGCCACCTCCCGAGGGCGTGCGTCATGGGAAAGCGCGGCCGCATCCAGCCCCTCATTCTGCCGCCCAACTGCGAGTCCTGCCTCGACCTGCTCCTGCAAACCAGCGCCGACGTGGGCGTGGACCCCGAGAGCCCCTACGTTTTCTCCCGCCCCTATCACTCGCCCGCCACCCCGCTCCGTGGCACGGACCTCTTGAGGAACCTGGCACGGGCCAGCGGCGTCAAGAACCCCGGCGCCATCACGGGGACTCGGGTGCGCCGGCAGGTGGCCATCCTCACGCAGCTCCTGCTCCTGGAGGAGGGCTCAGCTCAAGGCGGCGCCACCAAGCGCCTGGAGAGCTTTCTGGAGACAGAGTACCACGTGACGCAGAACTGCTCCTCCATCACGCGGGACGCCTCCCTGATGGGGCAGGTGGGCCGCGTGGTTCTGTACGGCGAGAAGGAGGGCGTGCTCTTCCGCGGGATGAGCTTGCAGCACATTTGCCTGGAGCTGGACG TGATGTCCGGCAACTCCGTCGACTCGTTCTCGGAAGGCTCGGAGGCGGAAGACGTAAAGGAGGAGGTGCCGGAAAAGGTGGAGGTGATCGTGAAGAAGAAAGGTCCGGGCAGACCCCCGAAGAGAAAGAGGGCGCCAGTCGCGTCGGCAGTCAGCCCGTCAGCCGCCGGCGCTCCCAAAAGGAGGTTACCCAAATCAG GGAAACGGGGCGTGGTGAAGCGTCCGTGGTCGGAGGCGGAGCGCGTCGCCGTGGAAACGCACCTCAACCGCAACCTGGCCGACCTGCGCGTACCCGCCAAGGCCGACTGTGAGCGCTGTCTGGAGCTTTGTCCGCTGCTCGTCAGCAACCACCGCGACTGGCGCGCCATCAAGTTTTACGTGCACAACCGGATCCAGCTGCTGAAAAAGCAGGGCAGACGCGAAAGTGCCGCCatggccgccgctgccgctgtCTGTTGA
- the LOC119128837 gene encoding RNA-binding protein with multiple splicing-like isoform X2 — MNKAEKENEPSEFSSHEEEVRTLFVSGLPLDIKPRELYLLFRPFKGYEGSLIKLTSKQPVGFVSFDSRSEAEAAKNALNGVRFDPEIPQTLRLEFAKANTKMAKNKLVGTPNPPSSQQSPGPQFISRDPYELTVPALYPGSPDVWASYPLYPAELSPALAPAFTYPSSLHAQIRWLPPADGTPQGWKSRQFC, encoded by the exons ATGAACAAAGCCGAGAAGGAAAACGAGCCGAGTGAATTCAGCAGCCACGAAGAAGAG GTCCGAACGCTCTTTGTCAGCGGGCTGCCGCTGGACATCAAGCCACGGGAGCTCTATCTTCTCTTCAGACCATTTAAG ggCTATGAAGGTTCCTTGATAAAGCTGACCTCCAAACAG CCGGTGGGCTTTGTCAGCTTTGACAGTCGATCGGAGGCGGAGGCTGCTAAGAATGCCTTGAAC gGGGTCCGGTTTGATCCTGAGATCCCGCAGACCCTCCGGCTGGAGTTTGCTAAGGCCAACACCAAGATGGCCAAGAACAAACTGGTTGGCACCCCCAACCCCCCTTCATCCCAGCAGAGCCCCGGCCCACAGTTCATTAGCAGAGACCCGT ATGAGCTCACAGTACCCGCTCTCTATCCCGGCAGCCCAGACGTGTGGGCGTCGTACCCGCTGTACCCGGCTGAGCTGTCGCCGGCCCTCGCACCGGCTTTTACTTACCCCTCCTCGCTCCACGCTCAG atCCGCTGGCTCCCACCTGCAGATGGAACTCCTCagggatggaagtcgaggcaGTTCTGTTGA
- the LOC119129020 gene encoding uncharacterized protein LOC119129020 isoform X2, which produces MDEEAGPHPLSLSVSDYLTPSWSLSPSSSPLTHSEPSDSDREEDEEEDDDDDDEEEEEEEEIEEMRGRMLRRRKKRKIPSSDDSKKKGGPTSSRGPGRPCSSFSAPTARSNPQPVGAMAPPTTNINNNININIGSSSGAPVSRRQHCLYCGRHYRSLARHLEKHHANQPEVRSAMELAHLRTHANGNPSPASTTHSHSFAVPQPSAPSPAPPPSLFARERDSPGTRPGAVSFSLSVSPPAQKKAALGSSPPTTRRSTPTPTPRVKSPTPPPPSPPRRGRRMKREKLEEQQKVEAEPVQEDLAPPPTPEPDIDLEEDLDLSADGDGDTPEEKNGDTRSRRHHMSPLLSSLSSLVTYLQQQQHASFLSLGRSRSAEAWRQLCHASLSLLILYNRHRECEVAKLTIQDYRKRAAPQESSCGGTEALLSPFERRVLCHLPRACVMGKRGRIQPLILPPNCESCLDLLLQTSADVGVDPESPYVFSRPYHSPATPLRGTDLLRNLARASGVKNPGAITGTRVRRQVAILTQLLLLEEGSAQGGATKRLESFLETEYHVTQNCSSITRDASLMGQVGRVVLYGEKEGVLFRGMSLQHICLELDVMSGNSVDSFSEGSEAEDVKEEVPEKVEVIVKKKGPGRPPKRKRAPVASAVSPSAAGAPKRRLPKSGKRGVVKRPWSEAERVAVETHLNRNLADLRVPAKADCERCLELCPLLVSNHRDWRAIKFYVHNRIQLLKKQGRRESAAMAAAAAVC; this is translated from the exons ATG GACGAAGAGGCCGGCCCCCACCCGCTGTCCCTCTCCGTATCGGATTACCTCACCCCCTCCTGGTCCCTATCGCCCTCATCCTCGCCGCTCACCCATTCCGAGCCGAGCGACTCAGATcgtgaggaggacgaggaagaggatgatgacgacgatgacgaggaggaagaggaggaggaggaaatagAGGAGATGAGGGGACGGATGCTTCGCCGCCGCAAGAAGCGCAAGATCCCCTCCTCGGACGACAGCAAGAAAAAAGGCGGGCCCACCTCTTCCCGGGGCCCGGGGCGCCCCTGCTCCTCCTTCTCGGCACCCACCGCAAGGTCAAACCCGCAGCCGGTCGGCGCCATGGCCCCGCCGACCACCAATATCAACAATAACATCAACATAAACATTGGCAGCTCCAGCGGCGCCCCAGTGAGCCGGCGTCAACACTGTCTGTACTGCGGGCGCCACTATCGGTCTTTGGCGCGCCACCTGGAGAAGCATCACGCCAATCAGCCTGAGGTGCGCTCGGCTATGGAGCTGGCGCATCTCCGCACGCACGCCAACGGCAATCCCTCACCCGCCTCCACAACTCACAGTCATTCCTTCGCGGTCCCGCAGCCTTCAGCCCCCAGCCCGGCACCCCCGCCCTCGCTCTTTGCCAGGGAGCGTGACTCACCGGGCACCCGCCCGGGCGCTGTTTCTTTCTCCCTCTCCGTATCGCCGCCTGCTCAGAAGAAGGCGGCGCTCGGATCATCTCCGCCGACCACCAGACGCTCCACTCCTACGCCGACGCCCCGGGTTAAGAGCCCTACACCTCCTCCCCCATCTCCTCCCAGGAGAGGTCGTAGGATGAAGAGGGAGAAGCTCGAAGAGCAACAAAAGGTGGAGGCCGAGCCGGTCCAAGAAGACCTGGCTCCTCCTCCAACACCTGAACCGGACATCGATTTGGAAGAAGATCTTGACCTTAGTGCGGATGGAGACGGTGACACACCGGAGGAGAAGAACGGGGACACCAG GTCCCGGCGGCACCACATGTCTCCGCTGCTGTCCTCGCTGTCCTCGCTGGTGAcgtacctccagcagcagcagcacgccTCCTTCCTGTCGCTGGGCCGCTCGCGCTCGGCCGAGGCTTGGCGCCAGCTGTGCCACGCTAGCCTCTCGCTGCTCATCCTCTACAACCGCCACCGCGAGTGCGAGGTGGCCAAGCTCACCATCCAGGACTACCGCAAGCGGGCCGCCCCGCAGGAGAGTTCCTGCGGCGGCACCGAGGCGCTCCTGTCGCCCTTTGAGCGCAGGGTCCTCTGCCACCTCCCGAGGGCGTGCGTCATGGGAAAGCGCGGCCGCATCCAGCCCCTCATTCTGCCGCCCAACTGCGAGTCCTGCCTCGACCTGCTCCTGCAAACCAGCGCCGACGTGGGCGTGGACCCCGAGAGCCCCTACGTTTTCTCCCGCCCCTATCACTCGCCCGCCACCCCGCTCCGTGGCACGGACCTCTTGAGGAACCTGGCACGGGCCAGCGGCGTCAAGAACCCCGGCGCCATCACGGGGACTCGGGTGCGCCGGCAGGTGGCCATCCTCACGCAGCTCCTGCTCCTGGAGGAGGGCTCAGCTCAAGGCGGCGCCACCAAGCGCCTGGAGAGCTTTCTGGAGACAGAGTACCACGTGACGCAGAACTGCTCCTCCATCACGCGGGACGCCTCCCTGATGGGGCAGGTGGGCCGCGTGGTTCTGTACGGCGAGAAGGAGGGCGTGCTCTTCCGCGGGATGAGCTTGCAGCACATTTGCCTGGAGCTGGACG TGATGTCCGGCAACTCCGTCGACTCGTTCTCGGAAGGCTCGGAGGCGGAAGACGTAAAGGAGGAGGTGCCGGAAAAGGTGGAGGTGATCGTGAAGAAGAAAGGTCCGGGCAGACCCCCGAAGAGAAAGAGGGCGCCAGTCGCGTCGGCAGTCAGCCCGTCAGCCGCCGGCGCTCCCAAAAGGAGGTTACCCAAATCAG GGAAACGGGGCGTGGTGAAGCGTCCGTGGTCGGAGGCGGAGCGCGTCGCCGTGGAAACGCACCTCAACCGCAACCTGGCCGACCTGCGCGTACCCGCCAAGGCCGACTGTGAGCGCTGTCTGGAGCTTTGTCCGCTGCTCGTCAGCAACCACCGCGACTGGCGCGCCATCAAGTTTTACGTGCACAACCGGATCCAGCTGCTGAAAAAGCAGGGCAGACGCGAAAGTGCCGCCatggccgccgctgccgctgtCTGTTGA
- the si:dkey-33c12.4 gene encoding hsp70-Hsp90 organizing protein 1 isoform X1, which translates to MDFNRMEPFRTYRNGVSSDPYDYQDEVDASNGVALASRTMYDYFDLFYSERELMAEIEDSDDEWLPKREKIIEKAEKKRLKKKKRKERKRQEKMEKEKENTVTSGLQQSTAEENLAVGDKSQDGAEARFEVGAEAGTLAEESDESHSEDGSNKVLKELDLTSCFVSQTAQRIQHKFGAKSKPEKGKKKSPNQAQLPKESHNDIKKEVSADSSVLTDHVEISNRLATQGNECARDGRYDLAVDFFTQAIQYNPTEMRLFGNRAFCLEKLQDYEKALADAELCLKMSPCWIKGLFRKGRALAGLKRYEEAAQAFRGVLKLDPSCAEAAQEMMQTQILQLMEYGFTREQSSNALIIHGTVKKAREVLSALKPQIQAPQVLAAPETPEKTRHPGAVHSAFNIQSQEDCHPELFPVWVGNVNSMVTEELFFNMFSKAGSVHGVKLLLKQRCAFVNFTQQECCDNAIRLFHNFKLMGNWIIVRYPDRIPAFGGFSKAALRSYNFQQNSNGSGVMCSNRQQKKEGL; encoded by the exons ATGG ATTTTAATAGAATGGAGCCATTC CGAACCTATAGAAACGGag TCTCAAGTGATCCATATGATTACCAAGATGAAGTTGATGCCAGTAATGGGGTGGCCCTTGCTTCAAGGACAATGTACGATTATTTCGATTTATTCTACAGCGAACGAGAATTGATGGCAGAGATCGAAGACAGT GATGATGAATGGTTACCAAAGCGGGAAAAAATCATAgaaaaggcagaaaaaaagcGGCTGAAGAAAAAG AAACGGAAGGAAAGAAAGCGACAAGAGAAAATGGAGAAGGAAAAAGAGAACACC GTTACAAGTGGTTTGCAGCAGTCCACTGCTGAGGAGAATTTGGCGGTTGGCGACAAATCGCAAGACGGTGCGGAGGCTCGATTTGAAGTCGGAGCGGAAGCAGGCACGCTAGCTGAGGAAAGTGATGAAAGCCATTCCGAGGATGGTAGCAACAAGGTTTTAAAA GAACTGGATTTGACAAGTTGTTTTGTGAGTCAAACGGCCCAAAGAATTCAGCATAAATTTGGTGCCAAGTCCAAACCtgagaaggggaaaaagaagTCGCCCAACCAAGCACAACTCCCCAAAGAATCCCACAATGACATCAAGAAGGAG GTTTCTGCTGACAGCTCGGTGCTGACCGATCATGTTGAAATAAGCAACCGTCTCGCAA CTCAGGGGAATGAATGCGCTCGTGATGGACGTTATGATTTAGCGGTGGATTTTTTTACCCAAGCCATCCAGTACAATCCTACGGAAATGAG GTTGTTTGGAAATCGAGCGTTCTGTTTGGAGAAGTTGCAGGACTATGAGAAGGCCCTGGCTGACGCCGAGTTATGCCTCAAGATGTCCCCGTGCTGGATTAAAGGCCTCTTTCGCAAGGGGCGGGCTTTAGCCGGTTTGAAG AGATATGAGGAGGCGGCGCAAGCCTTCCGGGGGGTTCTCAAGCTGGATCCCTCTTGTGCTGAGGCGGCTCAGGAAATGATGCAAACGCAGATACTGCAGCTGATG GAGTACGGCTTCACGCGGGAGCAGAGTTCAAATGCCTTGATTATACACGGGACGGTGAAGAAAGCACGCGAGGTGCTGTCTGCATTAAAGCCCCAAATCCAAGCTCCCCAAGTGCTGGCAGCTCCAGAAACCCCCGAGAAGACCAGACACCCCGGGGCGGTCCACAGCGCCTTCAACATCCAAAGTCAAGAGGATTGTCATCC GGAACTGTTTCCAGTGTGGGTGGGCAATGTGAACTCAATGGTAACGGAAGAGCTGTTCTTCAACATGTTCAGCAA GGCGGGTTCAGTTCATGGCGTCAAGCTCCTGCTCAAGCAACGCTGTGCCTTCGTCAACTTTACGCAACAGGAATGCTGTGACAACGCCATCCGATTATTTCAC AACTTCAAACTGATGGGGAACTGGATCATTGTTCGATACCCCGACAGAATCCCCGCCTTCGGGGGCTTCTCCAAGGCGGCCCTCCGCAGTTACAATTTCCA GCAGAATTCAAACGGAAGCGGCGTCATGTGCTCCAACAGACAACAAAAGAAGGAAGgcctttga
- the mfsd8 gene encoding major facilitator superfamily domain-containing protein 8 yields the protein MSQFVDSDENTPLLRDEPRSDDVTDDDYQNRWRSIRVMYFTMFLSSVGFTIVITSLWPYLQKSDESADATFLGWVVAAYSLGQMVASPFFGLWSNHRQRREPLVCSIVINLSANIYYAYASLPSTGDKYHILISRAFVGFGAGNVAVVRSYVAGATSLKERTNAMANMSACQALGFILGPALQACLSFLGEVGYTVDFIHLKLNMYTAPALLAAIFGVINILLVVLVLREHRVDDDGRHIHAINYLAEDEVDLIEDSEETIDHLAVFTSNVLFFIVMFIFAVFETIATPLSMDMFAWTRREAVFYNGIIICCIGFESILVFLVVKIAAQKVGDRPVLLLGLAIIFCGFFILLPWGSHYPKIQWADLKNNSLVSQLSSNSSFEPTGCPYDQTWCQYTPAIYLAQYISSDFLIGVGYPACNVMSYTLYSKILGPKPQGVYMGWLTASGSGARTLGPVFVSHVYTLLGPRWAFTIICIMVVAAIVLLSCVYHRLIAFSVRHGRTIQ from the exons ATGTCTCAATTTGTGGATTCGGACGAAAACACTCCTTTACTTCGGGACGAACCAAGAAG TGATGACGTTACTGATGACGATTACCAGAACCGATGGAGGTCGATCAGAGTCATGTACTTCACTATGTTTCTCAGCAGCGttg GTTTCACCATCGTAATAACATCGCTGTGGCCATACTTGCAAAAGTCTGATGAAAGCGCCGATGCCACCTTCCTGGGCTGGGTGGTGGCAGCTTACAGTCTTGGCCAAATGGTGGCATCGCCCTTTTTTGGCCTATGGTCCAATCATCGGCAGCGCAGAGAGCCGCTGGTGTGCTCCATCGTCATCAACCTGTCGGCCAATATCTACTATGCCTACGCTTCGCTGCCGTCAACTGGGGACAAGTACCACATACTCATTTCACGGGCTTTTGTGGGCTTCGGAGCAG GTAATGTTGCTGTGGTGAGATCATACGTTGCCGGAGCCACGTCGTTGAAGGAGAGGACGAACGCCATGGCCAACATGAGCGCGTGTCAAGCCTTAGGGTTCATCCTCGGTCCAG CTCTGCAGGCTTGCTTGTCGTTCCTCGGGGAAGTGGGCTACACGGTGGACTTCATCCATCTAAAACTCAACATGTACACTGCTCCGGCTTTACTTGCGGCCATCTTTGGTGTCATCAACATCTTGTTGGTGGTCTTGGTGCTTAG GGAGCACCGAGTCGATGATGACGGGAGACACATCCATGCCATCAACTACCTCGCGGAAG ATGAGGTGGACCTCATCGAAGACTCGGAAGAAACCATCGACCACTTAGCCGTCTTCACATCGAATGTCCTCTTCTTCATTGTCATGTTCATTTTTGCCGTTTTTGAGAC GATCGCCACACCTTTGTCCATGGACATGTTTGCGTGGACGAGGAGAGAGGCAGTTTTCTACAACGGCATCATCATCTGCTGTATCGGATTTGAATCCATCCTGGTGTTTCTTGTGGTCAAAATAGCCGCACAAAA GGTCGGGGATCGTCCAGTACTGCTCCTCGGTCTGGCCATCATATTCTGCGGCTTCTTTATTCTACTTCCATGGGGAAGCCATTACCCCAAAATCCAGTGGGCAg ACCTTAAAAACAATTCATTGGTCAGTCAGCTCTCATCCAACAGCTCTTTTGAGCCCACCGGCTGCCCGTATGACCAGACCTGGTGTCAGTACACCCCTGCCATCTACCTGGCTCAGTACATCTCCTCAGATTTCCTCATCGGTGTGGGCTATCCGGCTTGCAACGTCATGTCCTACACCCTCTATTCCAAAATCCTGGGACCCAAGCCTCAG ggCGTCTACATGGGCTGGCTGACAGCATCAGGGAGCGGCGCACGGACTCTGGGCCCCGTGTTTGTCTCCCACGTGTACACCCTACTCGGACCTCGGTGGGCCTTCACTATCATCTGCATCATGGTGGTGGCGGCCATCGTCCTCCTCAGCTGTGTCTACCACAGACTCATCGCTTTCTCAGTGCGTCACGGAAGGACAATACAATGA